Proteins from one Paraburkholderia sp. BL10I2N1 genomic window:
- a CDS encoding site-2 protease family protein — MDSSLIQTIVVYALPVIFAITLHEAAHGYVARLLGDNTAYVLGRVSFNPMRHIDPLGTIAIPLLLYFATSGAFMFGYAKPVPVAFGNLRNPRWGSLWVALAGPVCNFVQALVWGVLSVVLTAMNVDEPFFTRMAAAGVGINLVLGVLNLFPLPPLDGGRVLTALLPARQSIALSRIEPYGFFIVMALVMTGTLTKYWLRPLVNLGYDVVTAILTPLVSLL; from the coding sequence ATGGATTCTTCCTTGATACAGACCATTGTCGTATACGCGTTGCCGGTGATTTTCGCCATCACGCTGCATGAGGCCGCACACGGCTATGTCGCGCGCCTTCTGGGCGACAACACGGCCTACGTGCTAGGTCGCGTTTCGTTCAATCCGATGCGGCATATCGATCCGCTCGGCACCATCGCCATCCCGTTGCTGCTGTACTTCGCGACGAGCGGGGCGTTCATGTTCGGCTATGCGAAGCCGGTTCCCGTCGCCTTTGGCAACCTGCGCAACCCGCGCTGGGGCAGTCTGTGGGTCGCGCTCGCCGGCCCTGTCTGCAATTTCGTTCAGGCGCTCGTGTGGGGTGTGTTGAGCGTGGTGCTCACCGCCATGAACGTCGACGAACCGTTTTTTACGCGAATGGCCGCGGCCGGCGTCGGCATCAATCTCGTGCTGGGCGTGCTCAACCTCTTTCCGCTGCCACCGCTCGATGGTGGCCGTGTGCTCACCGCGCTGCTGCCGGCACGCCAGTCGATTGCGCTGTCGCGCATCGAACCGTACGGCTTTTTCATCGTGATGGCGCTTGTGATGACGGGCACGCTGACGAAGTACTGGCTGCGCCCGCTCGTCAATCTCGGTTACGACGTCGTGACGGCTATCCTGACTCCTCTCGTTTCGCTTCTCTAA
- a CDS encoding ferritin-like domain-containing protein, which yields MNPAVSSSPTVSSIDVCARFEALAVLRERVPSLKADAARALYVQVRDGDLQCVPERPIDEPVGLPGRPVQPELVEPKRLGRRSMQSDEGRAVLLHALAHIEFNAINLALDAVWRFPGMPAAFYSDWLKVAAEEAHHFSLLCARLAEFSHAYGDFPAHDGLWDMCDRTRGDVLARMALVPRTLEARGLDASPPIRARLKQAGDHASAAILDVILRDEIGHVLIGNHWFRYLCSQQVLDPHLTYTRLAEQYHAPKLRGPFNFEARRDAGFDEAELAALAGLESGTLPKPD from the coding sequence ATGAATCCTGCCGTCTCCTCTTCGCCGACTGTTTCGTCCATCGATGTCTGCGCCCGCTTCGAGGCGCTCGCTGTCCTGCGTGAGCGCGTCCCGTCGCTCAAGGCCGACGCGGCGCGGGCGCTATACGTGCAGGTACGCGACGGCGATCTGCAGTGCGTGCCGGAACGCCCGATCGATGAACCGGTGGGTCTGCCGGGCCGCCCCGTGCAGCCCGAACTGGTGGAACCGAAACGGCTGGGGCGTCGCAGCATGCAGTCGGACGAAGGGCGAGCGGTGCTGTTGCACGCGCTGGCCCACATTGAATTCAACGCTATCAATCTCGCGCTCGACGCGGTCTGGCGCTTTCCCGGCATGCCTGCCGCGTTCTATTCGGACTGGCTGAAAGTCGCGGCGGAGGAGGCCCATCATTTTTCGCTGCTCTGCGCGCGACTGGCGGAATTCAGTCACGCCTACGGCGATTTTCCCGCGCACGACGGCTTGTGGGACATGTGCGATCGTACGCGGGGCGACGTTCTCGCACGAATGGCGCTCGTGCCAAGGACACTCGAGGCGCGTGGACTCGACGCGTCGCCGCCGATCCGGGCGCGGTTAAAGCAGGCGGGCGATCACGCGTCGGCGGCGATTCTCGACGTCATCCTGCGCGATGAGATCGGCCATGTGCTGATCGGCAACCACTGGTTCCGGTATCTCTGCAGTCAGCAGGTGCTCGATCCTCACCTGACTTACACGCGTCTCGCCGAGCAGTACCACGCACCGAAGCTGCGTGGCCCATTCAATTTCGAAGCACGACGCGACGCCGGTTTTGATGAAGCCGAGCTGGCCGCGCTGGCCGGACTCGAATCGGGGACCTTGCCGAAACCGGATTGA
- a CDS encoding alpha/beta hydrolase, with product MKTSQSDFVSVRGVRLHVRRWGNPDAPTLFMLHGWMDVAASFQFVVDALSGDWQVIAPDVRGFGLSDWPVAQQGGGHYVFHDYLSDLDALLDHYAPSGEVNLVGHSMGANVVGLYAGVRPERVRRVVDLEGFGLAPSRAEQSPRRLRSWLDEMKNPPTLKHYASLDEVAARLIRNNERLAPSRARFLAQHWSKRDDDGRFVLLADPAHKMRGPMLYRLDEVMAVWRKVTAKVLHVEAAASPTLAQIAGDIPLGEFKARFQAFSDWREEIVDDAGHMVHHDQPAQVAALIEAFCA from the coding sequence ATGAAAACCTCGCAGTCCGACTTCGTATCTGTGCGTGGCGTGCGCCTCCACGTGCGGCGTTGGGGAAACCCGGACGCGCCAACGCTCTTCATGTTGCATGGCTGGATGGATGTGGCGGCGTCGTTCCAGTTCGTGGTCGACGCACTCAGCGGCGACTGGCAGGTCATCGCGCCGGATGTCCGGGGCTTTGGCCTGTCCGACTGGCCAGTCGCGCAGCAGGGCGGGGGCCACTACGTGTTCCATGACTATCTGTCTGACCTCGACGCGTTGCTCGACCATTACGCCCCGTCCGGGGAAGTCAATCTGGTGGGGCACAGCATGGGAGCGAACGTCGTCGGTCTTTATGCGGGCGTGCGGCCGGAGCGTGTGCGACGGGTCGTCGACCTGGAAGGGTTTGGTCTCGCGCCTTCGCGCGCCGAACAATCGCCGCGGCGACTGCGTAGCTGGCTGGACGAGATGAAGAATCCGCCGACGCTAAAGCACTACGCGTCGCTCGATGAAGTCGCGGCCCGCCTGATCCGCAACAACGAACGGCTCGCCCCCTCGCGCGCCCGTTTCCTCGCGCAGCACTGGTCGAAGCGGGACGACGATGGCCGCTTCGTGCTTCTCGCTGATCCGGCTCACAAGATGCGTGGACCGATGCTGTACAGGCTGGACGAAGTGATGGCCGTCTGGCGCAAGGTGACGGCGAAGGTGCTCCACGTCGAAGCAGCGGCGTCCCCGACGCTCGCACAGATTGCCGGCGACATCCCGCTCGGGGAATTCAAGGCCCGCTTTCAGGCGTTTTCGGACTGGCGCGAAGAGATCGTCGATGACGCAGGCCATATGGTGCATCACGATCAGCCAGCGCAGGTCGCCGCGCTGATCGAGGCATTTTGCGCATAA
- a CDS encoding L-threonylcarbamoyladenylate synthase: MSQFFRLHPDNPQPRLIKQAVQIIKDGGIVALPTDSSYALACQLDDKDAAERLRRIRGLDDKQLLSLLVRDLSELSNFAMVDNRQYRLIRSVTPGPYVFVLQATKEVPRRLSHPARKTIGLRVPDHAITLAILEELGEPLLGSTLIMPGETRPLNDPEEIRARLEKQIELVIDGGACPCEPSTVIDLTGNEPVLVRPGRGSLEPFGLEQPA; encoded by the coding sequence ATGTCCCAATTCTTTCGGCTCCATCCCGATAATCCGCAGCCGCGTCTCATCAAGCAGGCGGTGCAGATCATCAAGGACGGTGGCATCGTCGCGCTGCCGACCGATTCGAGCTATGCGCTCGCGTGTCAGTTGGACGACAAGGACGCGGCGGAACGTCTTCGCCGGATTCGCGGCCTCGATGATAAACAACTGCTGTCGCTGCTCGTGCGCGATCTGTCGGAGCTGTCCAACTTCGCCATGGTCGACAACCGGCAGTACCGGCTCATCCGGTCGGTGACGCCGGGCCCCTATGTTTTCGTGCTGCAGGCGACGAAAGAAGTGCCGCGGCGTCTCTCTCATCCGGCGCGCAAGACGATCGGTCTGCGCGTGCCGGACCACGCGATTACACTCGCGATTCTCGAGGAACTTGGCGAGCCGCTGCTCGGTTCGACGTTGATCATGCCGGGCGAAACGCGGCCGCTGAACGATCCGGAGGAAATCCGGGCACGCCTCGAAAAACAGATCGAACTCGTGATCGATGGAGGCGCGTGCCCGTGCGAACCGTCGACGGTGATCGACCTGACCGGCAATGAACCCGTGCTCGTACGTCCCGGACGCGGCAGCCTTGAACCCTTCGGGCTCGAACAGCCGGCATAG
- the bamC gene encoding outer membrane protein assembly factor BamC: MKRSALSLHATRMAALALALSTLAGCDTLNDWFSSDKVNYKGAGSAPPLAIPSDLSTAKVDERYAAPPVGAALGGAPQRAVTPAGNSTEGVPSAQDPFGMHIERDGDRRWLVVDGRTPDQLWPQLQEFWEENGFSLATNAPTTGIMSTDWAENRANIPDDWFRRTIGKVIDFAYSSGTRDRFRTLVTRASDNATDISITHSAMEEMLTGQDKTSSRWEERPRNPTLEAVFLAKLMQKFGLTDAQAKQLLTEARPATAPAKIDTADGAATLDLPESFDRAWLRVGLALDRTNFTVDNRDREKGIYYVRYADSMQELKREGIFGKLFYSGNSSKKPGQEFLVNVRSKSDSLTQVAVLDANGQVDTSSDAQRIVSLLHAQLN, encoded by the coding sequence ATGAAACGTTCTGCACTCTCCCTCCACGCAACCCGCATGGCGGCGCTAGCGCTTGCCCTGAGTACGCTCGCCGGCTGCGACACGCTGAACGACTGGTTTTCGTCCGACAAGGTCAACTACAAGGGCGCCGGCAGCGCACCGCCGCTGGCGATTCCGAGCGACCTGTCGACCGCGAAGGTGGATGAGCGCTATGCAGCGCCGCCGGTCGGCGCTGCGCTCGGCGGTGCGCCGCAGCGCGCAGTGACGCCGGCGGGCAATTCGACCGAAGGCGTGCCTAGCGCGCAGGATCCGTTCGGCATGCACATCGAGCGCGACGGTGACCGCCGCTGGCTCGTAGTGGACGGCCGTACGCCTGACCAGCTCTGGCCTCAGTTGCAGGAGTTCTGGGAAGAAAATGGCTTCTCGCTCGCGACCAACGCGCCGACTACCGGCATCATGTCGACCGACTGGGCCGAGAATCGCGCCAACATCCCGGACGACTGGTTCCGCCGCACGATTGGCAAGGTGATCGACTTCGCTTATTCGTCCGGTACGCGCGACCGTTTCCGCACGCTCGTCACGCGCGCCTCGGACAATGCGACCGATATCTCGATCACGCACAGTGCGATGGAAGAAATGCTGACGGGGCAGGACAAGACGTCCTCGCGCTGGGAAGAGCGTCCGCGCAACCCGACGCTCGAAGCGGTGTTTCTGGCGAAGCTAATGCAGAAGTTCGGCCTGACCGATGCCCAGGCAAAGCAGCTCCTGACAGAGGCACGTCCCGCGACAGCGCCAGCGAAGATCGACACGGCTGACGGCGCCGCGACGCTGGATCTGCCTGAGTCGTTCGACCGCGCATGGCTGCGCGTGGGCCTCGCGCTCGACCGTACCAACTTCACCGTCGATAATCGCGACCGCGAGAAGGGCATCTATTACGTTCGCTATGCGGATTCGATGCAGGAATTGAAGAGGGAAGGTATCTTCGGCAAGCTGTTCTATAGCGGTAACAGCTCGAAGAAACCGGGTCAGGAATTCCTCGTGAATGTGCGCTCGAAGAGTGACTCACTGACCCAGGTCGCGGTACTCGACGCGAACGGCCAGGTGGATACGTCGTCGGACGCGCAGCGCATCGTGTCGCTGCTGCATGCACAGCTGAACTAG
- a CDS encoding MBL fold metallo-hydrolase, whose protein sequence is MRFASLGSGSEGNALLVEAQSGTTTTRVLLDCGFSAKEVERRLARLGLGVDSLDAILITHEHGDHIGSALTLARKWSIPLHTSWGTARAVGADEACIDLHVLWGDEAVAIGDLSVLPYTVPHDAREPLQFVFSDGASRLGVLTDVGTSTSHISSVLSGCDALMLECNHDVQMLAASRYPPSLKARIGGDHGHLNNDAAAEILASLDRSKLNHLVAAHLSQQNNLPELAKAAMAGALGAAATEVVVASQDDGFDWLCL, encoded by the coding sequence GTGAGGTTCGCCAGTCTGGGAAGTGGCAGCGAGGGCAACGCGCTGCTGGTCGAGGCGCAAAGCGGAACGACCACGACGCGCGTGCTGCTCGACTGCGGGTTCTCGGCGAAAGAGGTCGAACGGCGCCTCGCGCGCCTCGGCCTGGGTGTCGACAGTCTCGACGCCATCCTCATTACCCACGAGCACGGCGACCACATCGGCAGCGCATTGACGCTGGCCCGAAAGTGGTCGATTCCGCTGCATACCAGTTGGGGCACGGCGCGCGCCGTCGGCGCAGACGAAGCCTGCATCGATCTCCATGTGCTCTGGGGTGATGAGGCGGTCGCCATCGGCGATCTCAGTGTGCTGCCTTACACGGTCCCGCACGACGCTCGCGAGCCGCTGCAATTCGTGTTTTCCGACGGCGCGAGCCGGCTTGGCGTACTGACCGACGTTGGAACGTCGACCTCGCATATCAGCTCAGTATTGAGCGGCTGCGATGCACTCATGCTCGAATGCAACCACGATGTCCAGATGCTGGCTGCTAGCCGTTATCCGCCTTCGCTGAAGGCGCGCATCGGCGGCGATCACGGGCACCTGAATAACGATGCGGCGGCCGAGATTCTCGCGTCGCTCGACCGGTCGAAACTGAATCACCTGGTTGCTGCGCATCTGAGTCAGCAAAACAATTTGCCCGAACTCGCGAAGGCCGCAATGGCCGGCGCGCTGGGAGCTGCCGCGACCGAAGTGGTGGTGGCATCGCAGGATGACGGGTTTGACTGGTTATGTCTTTGA
- the ndk gene encoding nucleoside-diphosphate kinase, with product MALERTLSIIKPDAVAKNVIGQIYSRFENAGLKIAAARMVHLSRADAEKFYAVHAARPFFRDLVEFMISGPVMVQVLEGENAILMNRDLMGATDPKKADKGTIRADFADSIDANAVHGSDAAETAAVEIAFFFPALNVYAR from the coding sequence ATGGCGCTCGAACGCACCCTGTCGATTATCAAGCCGGACGCAGTGGCAAAGAATGTGATCGGCCAGATCTACAGCCGTTTCGAAAACGCTGGCCTCAAGATCGCTGCCGCACGCATGGTTCACCTGTCGCGTGCCGACGCTGAGAAGTTCTACGCCGTCCACGCCGCGCGTCCGTTCTTCAGGGACCTCGTCGAGTTCATGATCTCGGGCCCGGTGATGGTTCAGGTCCTGGAAGGCGAAAACGCGATTCTGATGAACCGCGACCTGATGGGCGCAACGGATCCGAAGAAGGCCGACAAAGGCACGATTCGCGCCGACTTTGCCGACAGCATCGATGCCAACGCCGTCCACGGTTCGGACGCAGCTGAAACGGCCGCTGTCGAAATCGCATTTTTCTTCCCGGCACTCAACGTCTACGCGCGCTGA
- a CDS encoding class I SAM-dependent methyltransferase → MGDYASSNVPSSHSTLAEPSRWVRRWTHLVTSGGAVLDVASGAGRHARWFDSHGHPVTAIDRDADALAAMRDEPRITTLTADIEEGAWPLPADAKFAAVVVTNYLHRPLFPRLLDALAPSGVLIYETFAQGNETVGKPSRPAFLLAPGELLDVVRGRLRVVAFQDGFLAQPRPAYVQRICAILETDRSAGGEKALSPPRYDLAG, encoded by the coding sequence ATGGGCGATTACGCTTCTTCCAATGTGCCGTCGTCGCATTCGACGCTTGCTGAGCCGTCGCGCTGGGTGCGTCGGTGGACGCATCTGGTGACGTCGGGCGGTGCGGTGCTGGATGTGGCGTCGGGAGCGGGGCGCCATGCGCGCTGGTTTGATTCGCATGGGCATCCGGTGACGGCGATCGATCGCGACGCGGATGCGCTCGCCGCGATGCGCGACGAGCCCCGTATCACGACGCTCACTGCCGATATAGAAGAAGGGGCGTGGCCGCTTCCCGCCGACGCGAAATTTGCGGCGGTGGTGGTCACGAACTACCTGCATCGTCCGTTGTTTCCACGTCTGCTGGACGCGCTCGCGCCCTCCGGTGTGCTGATTTACGAAACCTTCGCGCAGGGCAACGAGACGGTGGGCAAGCCTTCGCGACCTGCGTTTCTGCTGGCGCCCGGGGAACTGCTCGACGTGGTCCGTGGCCGTCTGCGGGTGGTCGCATTTCAGGATGGTTTTCTCGCGCAGCCTCGTCCGGCGTACGTCCAGCGTATCTGCGCAATTCTCGAAACTGACCGGTCTGCTGGCGGGGAAAAGGCTCTATCCCCGCCGCGTTACGATCTGGCTGGCTAA
- a CDS encoding Bax inhibitor-1/YccA family protein has translation MNDSPYNFGRSGTISTVETRNRVLRNTYWLLALSMVPTVLGAWVGVATGFSLFAATSPAMSLLAFFAIAFGFMFAIERTKNSSAGVFVLLGFTFFMGLMLSRLLSFILGFSNGPSLIMLAFGGTGVIFAAMATVATVSKRDFSGLGKWLFMGVIVLLLAMVANMFLQLPALMLTVSVLAIAIFSAYMLFDVQRVVNGGETNYISATLAIYLDLYNVFTNLLALLGIFGGNRN, from the coding sequence ATGAACGATTCCCCCTATAACTTCGGCCGCAGCGGCACGATAAGCACAGTCGAAACCCGTAACCGCGTCCTGCGGAACACCTACTGGCTGCTCGCGCTGTCCATGGTGCCGACGGTGCTCGGCGCATGGGTGGGCGTCGCAACCGGGTTTTCGCTGTTTGCCGCCACCAGCCCCGCGATGAGTCTGCTGGCGTTCTTCGCGATCGCTTTCGGCTTCATGTTCGCGATCGAGCGCACGAAAAACAGCAGCGCCGGCGTGTTCGTGCTGCTCGGCTTTACGTTCTTCATGGGCCTGATGCTGTCGCGGCTCCTGAGCTTCATTCTCGGCTTCTCGAATGGGCCGTCGCTGATCATGCTCGCGTTTGGTGGCACTGGTGTGATCTTCGCTGCCATGGCGACGGTTGCCACGGTCAGCAAACGTGACTTCTCCGGCCTTGGAAAATGGCTTTTCATGGGCGTGATCGTGCTGCTGCTGGCTATGGTCGCAAACATGTTCCTGCAACTGCCGGCGCTGATGCTCACCGTTTCGGTCCTCGCGATCGCAATCTTTTCGGCTTACATGCTGTTCGACGTGCAGCGCGTCGTGAACGGCGGCGAGACGAACTACATTTCGGCCACGCTCGCGATCTACCTCGATCTGTATAACGTGTTCACGAACCTACTGGCATTGCTCGGCATTTTTGGCGGCAACAGGAACTAG
- the dapA gene encoding 4-hydroxy-tetrahydrodipicolinate synthase, with protein MTNGNQDGIQIRGSIPAIVTPMLEDGSLDLPAFRKLIDWHIEEGTNALVVVGTSGESATLSVEEHVLMVKTAVEHAAGRIPVIAGSGGNSTTEAIELTERAKKVGADATLQVVPYYNKPTQEGIYRHFAKIAETVDLPVILYNVPGRTVADMSNETILRLAQVPGIVGVKEATGNIDRAAHLIKSAPAHFGIYSGDDPTAIALMLLGGHGNISVTANVAPRAMSELCKAALAADAKTAREIHLKLLSLHKNLFIESNPIPVKWALQQLGRIQGGIRLPLTPLDARYHDVVRAALRESGLLG; from the coding sequence ATGACTAACGGCAATCAAGACGGCATTCAGATTCGTGGCAGCATTCCGGCGATCGTCACCCCGATGCTCGAAGACGGCAGCCTCGATCTGCCGGCGTTTCGCAAACTGATCGACTGGCATATTGAAGAGGGCACGAACGCTCTGGTCGTCGTGGGGACGAGCGGCGAATCGGCGACGTTGTCGGTCGAAGAGCACGTACTGATGGTCAAGACCGCCGTCGAGCACGCGGCCGGGCGCATTCCCGTGATCGCCGGTTCGGGCGGCAACTCCACGACCGAAGCGATCGAGTTGACCGAGCGGGCGAAGAAAGTCGGCGCCGACGCGACGCTGCAGGTCGTGCCCTATTACAACAAGCCGACGCAGGAAGGCATTTACCGTCACTTTGCGAAGATCGCGGAAACGGTCGATCTGCCGGTGATTCTGTACAACGTGCCGGGCCGTACGGTCGCCGACATGTCCAACGAGACGATCCTGCGCCTCGCCCAGGTGCCGGGCATCGTGGGCGTGAAGGAAGCGACCGGCAACATCGATCGCGCCGCGCATCTGATCAAGTCCGCGCCTGCCCATTTCGGTATCTACAGCGGTGACGATCCCACGGCAATCGCGCTGATGCTGCTTGGCGGCCATGGCAACATTTCCGTGACGGCAAACGTGGCGCCGCGTGCAATGAGCGAGCTGTGCAAGGCCGCATTGGCGGCCGACGCGAAAACCGCCCGTGAAATCCATTTGAAGCTGCTTTCCTTGCACAAGAACCTTTTCATCGAATCGAACCCGATTCCGGTGAAGTGGGCGCTGCAGCAACTGGGTCGTATTCAGGGCGGCATCCGCTTGCCGCTCACTCCGCTCGACGCGCGTTACCACGATGTTGTGCGTGCCGCGCTGCGCGAGTCAGGTCTGCTGGGCTGA
- a CDS encoding 3',5'-nucleoside bisphosphate phosphatase, protein MNADLHCHSTVSDGQFAPAVVARRAHAGGVTLWSLTDHDEVGGQAEARAAAQELGMRYLCGVEISVTWASRTVHIVGLHIDPECTTLIEGLARTRDGRAARAEAIGEQLGKLGIPDAYAGALRYVSNPDMISRTHFARYMVESGYAESTQDVFNRYLGDGKPGYVPHRWSKLSDAVRWIQIAGGEAIVAHPGRYNYTPVEFDAFFGEFIDLGGKAIEVVTGSHTPDQYREYADVARRFGFEASRGSDFHAAGEGRTELGSLPPLPSDLKPVWERWL, encoded by the coding sequence ATGAACGCCGATCTACACTGCCATTCCACCGTCTCCGACGGCCAGTTTGCGCCCGCCGTGGTCGCGCGCCGCGCGCACGCTGGCGGCGTGACGTTGTGGTCGTTGACGGATCACGACGAGGTGGGTGGGCAGGCCGAAGCCCGGGCCGCGGCGCAGGAACTCGGCATGCGCTATCTGTGCGGCGTCGAAATCTCCGTGACATGGGCATCGCGCACGGTGCACATCGTCGGTCTGCATATCGATCCGGAATGCACGACGCTTATCGAGGGGCTTGCGCGCACGCGTGACGGCCGGGCGGCACGCGCTGAAGCCATCGGCGAGCAACTCGGCAAGCTCGGTATTCCGGACGCCTACGCCGGCGCGTTGCGTTACGTCTCCAATCCCGACATGATCTCCCGTACCCATTTCGCGCGCTACATGGTGGAAAGCGGCTACGCGGAATCGACCCAGGATGTCTTCAACCGCTACCTCGGTGACGGCAAGCCGGGTTACGTACCGCATCGCTGGTCGAAGCTGTCGGATGCGGTCAGATGGATCCAGATTGCCGGTGGCGAGGCGATCGTCGCGCACCCCGGCAGGTACAACTACACGCCAGTCGAGTTCGACGCGTTCTTTGGCGAGTTTATCGACCTTGGAGGCAAGGCGATCGAAGTCGTCACCGGCAGCCACACACCGGACCAGTATCGCGAATACGCGGACGTGGCGCGCCGTTTCGGTTTTGAGGCTTCGCGCGGGTCGGATTTTCATGCGGCCGGGGAAGGGCGTACCGAACTCGGCAGCTTGCCGCCCCTGCCGTCCGATCTCAAGCCCGTCTGGGAACGCTGGCTGTGA
- a CDS encoding tryptophan--tRNA ligase, translated as MFPDRIFSGMRPTGSLHLGHYHGVLKNWVRLQSEYPCFFCVVDWHALTTHYETPDVIEKNVWEVLIDWLASGIDPAQATLFIQSRVPEHAELSLLLGMSTPLGWLERVPTYKEQMEKLKDKDLSTYGFLGYPVLMAADILLYRASLVPVGEDQVPHVEMTREIARRFNYLYGREPGFEEKALEAAKKLGGKRSKLYHELRNAYQQEGDDEALEQARAMLQESQSLSMSDRERLFGYLEGARKIILVEPQVLLTEASRMPGLDGQKMSKSYGNTIGLREDAETITKKVRTMPTDPARVRRTDPGDPDKCPVWQLHQVYTDETTHEWVQKGCRSAGIGCLECKQPVIEGILREQQPMLERAQKYMDDPSLLRAIVADGCDKARRFASEAMRDVREAMGLSYS; from the coding sequence ATGTTCCCAGACCGTATCTTCTCCGGCATGCGGCCCACCGGGTCGCTGCACCTCGGCCACTATCACGGTGTGCTGAAAAACTGGGTGCGGCTGCAGTCCGAATACCCGTGCTTCTTTTGCGTCGTCGACTGGCACGCGCTGACGACGCACTACGAAACGCCCGATGTGATCGAAAAGAACGTCTGGGAAGTGCTGATCGACTGGCTCGCTTCGGGTATCGATCCGGCGCAGGCGACGCTCTTCATCCAGAGCCGCGTTCCCGAGCATGCGGAACTCTCGCTGCTGCTTGGCATGAGCACCCCGCTTGGCTGGCTCGAACGTGTGCCGACCTATAAGGAGCAGATGGAGAAGCTGAAGGACAAGGATCTGTCAACCTACGGTTTTCTCGGCTATCCGGTCCTGATGGCGGCGGACATCCTGCTGTATCGCGCGTCGCTCGTGCCGGTTGGTGAAGACCAGGTGCCGCACGTCGAAATGACGCGCGAAATCGCACGCCGCTTCAATTACCTGTACGGCCGCGAGCCGGGCTTCGAGGAGAAGGCGCTCGAAGCCGCGAAGAAACTCGGCGGCAAGCGCTCGAAGCTGTACCACGAGCTGCGCAACGCCTACCAGCAGGAAGGCGACGACGAAGCCCTCGAACAGGCGCGCGCGATGCTGCAGGAATCGCAGAGCCTGTCGATGAGTGATCGCGAGCGGCTGTTCGGCTATCTCGAAGGCGCGCGCAAGATCATTCTCGTCGAACCGCAGGTGCTGCTGACCGAAGCGTCGCGGATGCCGGGCCTCGACGGGCAGAAGATGTCAAAGTCGTACGGCAACACGATCGGCCTGCGTGAAGACGCCGAGACGATCACGAAGAAAGTCCGCACGATGCCGACCGATCCGGCCCGTGTGCGCCGCACCGATCCGGGTGACCCGGACAAGTGCCCGGTCTGGCAACTGCACCAGGTCTATACCGACGAAACGACTCACGAGTGGGTGCAGAAGGGCTGTCGCTCGGCCGGCATTGGCTGCCTCGAATGCAAGCAACCTGTCATCGAAGGCATCTTGCGCGAACAGCAGCCGATGCTCGAGCGCGCACAGAAGTACATGGACGACCCCTCGCTCCTGCGCGCCATCGTCGCCGATGGCTGCGACAAGGCGCGCCGTTTCGCGTCGGAAGCGATGCGCGATGTGCGCGAGGCGATGGGCCTGTCGTACAGTTGA